In the genome of Paenibacillus pabuli, one region contains:
- a CDS encoding carbohydrate ABC transporter permease, which translates to MYHKTTGYRIFNGFNLFFIAAVSLLCVLPLIHILAVSFSGKAAASANLVTLWPIDFTVDAYTKTFGNSNFLSALWISVQRTVFGTLLSMVLVILTAYPLSKESLNFKGRSLYAWFFIFTMLFSGGLIPSYILIQKLGLINTLWALILPGAVAVWNLILMMNFFRNVPKELEEAAFIDGANHITTLFRIYLPVSMPAIATISLFTMVGQWNSWFDGLIYMNDAAKYPLATLMQTIIVQQDFSNMNVDATQLQNMSQRTVNAAQIFIGALPILLVYPFLQRFFVKGIVLGAVKE; encoded by the coding sequence GTGTATCACAAAACGACCGGATACCGTATATTTAACGGCTTCAACCTGTTCTTCATCGCGGCCGTCTCGCTGCTGTGTGTGCTGCCGCTCATCCACATTCTGGCGGTTTCCTTCAGCGGTAAAGCAGCAGCTTCTGCCAATCTGGTAACGCTCTGGCCAATTGATTTTACAGTCGACGCCTATACCAAAACGTTTGGTAACAGCAACTTTCTCAGCGCGCTCTGGATCTCGGTACAACGTACCGTGTTCGGAACACTGCTCAGCATGGTACTGGTCATCCTGACGGCATATCCGTTATCCAAGGAAAGTCTGAATTTCAAAGGACGTTCGCTGTATGCGTGGTTTTTCATCTTCACGATGCTGTTCAGCGGCGGACTGATCCCGTCCTATATTCTGATTCAAAAGCTGGGGCTGATCAACACCCTGTGGGCTCTGATTTTGCCTGGGGCTGTGGCGGTCTGGAACCTGATTCTCATGATGAACTTCTTCCGTAACGTGCCCAAAGAGCTCGAAGAAGCGGCGTTCATCGATGGTGCCAACCATATTACCACATTGTTCCGCATCTATCTGCCCGTGTCCATGCCGGCCATTGCGACGATCTCCCTATTCACCATGGTGGGGCAGTGGAATTCCTGGTTCGATGGACTGATCTATATGAATGACGCAGCCAAATATCCGCTCGCTACGTTAATGCAAACCATTATCGTGCAGCAGGACTTCTCCAACATGAACGTCGATGCGACTCAGCTCCAGAACATGTCGCAGCGTACGGTTAACGCAGCCCAGATCTTTATCGGGGCACTGCCAATCCTGCTCGTATATCCATTCTTGCAGCGATTCTTTGTCAAAGGAATTGTACTTGGGGCCGTAAAAGAATAG
- a CDS encoding C39 family peptidase: protein MVLENLLMKRKSKSYVDSLHAVLTHAGLFQGSKYVLAGYTGMAFKLSIHRRLLPMSVTAYGQWGESHRPGIDNLGIFTIWDGGRTRHPTFGYYQRDAVNWVRRSLDEGIGVIYWIPEFGVIQGYDDRDRIFYVQDGWNKEPQILLYDNFGLNFTGFWYCQVFGDQVHIPEQQMLLESLRLAIEDWDIPYRLLPDRNIASGRLAYDVWVEALRSEDYDESGAAYILESYWQSRTEIQMYLQDAREIWSELDQACACYEQLGALILQMKKCMIQEHNRWIIQADAIEELAQVLLEAKALEEQAVDHFRLISLKYPDRKRSTVPRWGAHSAR from the coding sequence GTGGTGTTAGAAAATCTGCTCATGAAGCGGAAGTCCAAATCGTATGTGGATAGCCTGCACGCTGTATTGACCCATGCGGGTCTATTTCAGGGTTCCAAGTATGTGCTGGCTGGATATACGGGTATGGCATTCAAACTTTCAATACATCGCAGACTACTGCCCATGTCTGTTACAGCCTATGGCCAATGGGGAGAATCCCATCGCCCTGGAATCGATAACTTGGGGATATTCACGATCTGGGATGGGGGACGGACACGTCACCCGACATTTGGGTATTACCAGCGGGATGCGGTGAACTGGGTGAGACGAAGCTTGGATGAAGGTATCGGGGTGATCTACTGGATTCCGGAATTTGGTGTCATTCAAGGGTATGATGACCGTGATCGCATCTTTTATGTGCAGGATGGGTGGAACAAGGAGCCACAGATTCTGCTGTATGACAATTTTGGACTAAACTTCACCGGGTTCTGGTACTGCCAGGTTTTTGGTGACCAGGTACATATTCCCGAACAACAGATGCTGTTGGAATCATTGAGATTGGCAATTGAGGATTGGGATATTCCTTATCGACTGCTGCCTGATCGGAATATCGCTTCGGGCAGACTGGCGTATGACGTGTGGGTAGAGGCCCTTCGGAGTGAAGATTACGATGAATCGGGTGCTGCGTATATTTTGGAGTCCTATTGGCAGTCCCGAACTGAAATTCAGATGTACTTGCAGGATGCGAGGGAAATATGGAGCGAACTCGATCAGGCCTGTGCATGTTATGAACAGCTCGGAGCTTTGATTCTCCAGATGAAGAAATGCATGATTCAGGAACATAACAGATGGATCATACAGGCAGATGCAATAGAGGAGCTGGCACAGGTTTTATTGGAAGCGAAAGCATTGGAAGAGCAGGCAGTTGATCATTTTCGTTTGATATCGCTAAAGTATCCTGATCGCAAACGATCCACTGTGCCACGTTGGGGAGCGCACTCGGCGAGGTAG
- a CDS encoding aspartyl-phosphate phosphatase Spo0E family protein — protein sequence MVHNPETIQECIEKARQRLYQIANSHKELWHPEVIRQSMVLDELINQYNNAIRGKSSRSK from the coding sequence ATGGTGCATAATCCGGAAACCATTCAGGAATGTATCGAAAAGGCACGACAGAGGCTCTACCAGATTGCAAATTCTCATAAAGAACTGTGGCATCCGGAGGTCATTCGTCAATCGATGGTTCTGGATGAACTCATTAATCAATATAACAATGCCATTCGCGGAAAATCATCCCGAAGTAAATAA
- a CDS encoding ArsR/SmtB family transcription factor has product MKILHHPQVEDIELTSVLYALSDPIRLGIVTEAARNGEQACNHFRAPVVKSTMSHHIRTLREAGVIRVRIQGTQHFLTLRSEDLEERFPGLLQPLLQAAAQSEMHDS; this is encoded by the coding sequence ATGAAAATTTTGCACCATCCTCAAGTGGAGGATATTGAACTTACTTCCGTATTGTACGCTTTAAGTGATCCCATCCGTCTTGGGATTGTAACAGAAGCAGCCAGAAATGGTGAGCAGGCATGTAATCATTTTCGTGCACCTGTTGTGAAATCCACGATGTCACACCATATTCGGACCCTGCGGGAAGCTGGAGTCATTCGGGTGAGAATACAAGGAACACAGCATTTCCTGACGCTAAGATCCGAAGATCTGGAAGAGCGCTTCCCCGGTCTGTTGCAGCCTTTGTTGCAAGCAGCAGCTCAGTCCGAAATGCATGATTCCTAG
- a CDS encoding ABC transporter permease has translation MAMEQPLTTNTPVRQATHHPRKRTRWNFKRTWPLHLMLLPSVLLTLLFAYVPMGGIIIAFQDFKPWLGFTGSKWVGWDNFRFMFEYPDSVQVIWNTVLIAAMKIVAGLVAPVVFAILLNEVRNSTFKRFSQTLVYLPHFLSWVVLGGILLDMLSPEGGLINQVLAAVGIEPIFFLGDGDWFRVTVVISDVWKEFGFGTIVFLAALAGINPALYEASEVDGATRLKQTLHITLPALVPMIIVVGTLSLGNILNAGFDQIFNLYNPLVYDKGDIIDTFVYRMGILNGKMSFATAVGLFKSFVAMFLVITAYRMAYKIANYRIF, from the coding sequence ATGGCTATGGAACAACCACTAACGACCAATACGCCGGTGCGGCAGGCAACACACCATCCACGCAAACGTACCCGCTGGAATTTCAAACGCACTTGGCCGCTGCACCTGATGCTGCTGCCTTCGGTACTGCTCACATTGCTGTTCGCCTATGTGCCTATGGGCGGCATTATTATTGCGTTTCAGGATTTCAAACCATGGCTGGGATTCACTGGCTCCAAATGGGTAGGATGGGATAACTTCCGATTCATGTTCGAATATCCGGACAGTGTTCAGGTCATCTGGAACACCGTACTGATTGCCGCCATGAAAATTGTGGCCGGACTCGTGGCCCCGGTTGTATTTGCTATTTTGCTGAATGAAGTACGGAATTCCACGTTCAAAAGGTTCTCGCAGACGCTGGTATACCTGCCCCACTTCTTGTCTTGGGTTGTACTGGGCGGCATCCTGCTGGACATGCTTTCCCCCGAAGGCGGACTGATTAACCAGGTGCTTGCAGCGGTTGGCATTGAACCAATCTTCTTTCTGGGCGATGGCGACTGGTTCCGTGTAACCGTAGTCATTAGTGATGTATGGAAGGAATTCGGGTTTGGAACCATTGTCTTTCTTGCAGCCCTTGCGGGCATCAACCCTGCTCTGTATGAAGCTTCCGAAGTTGACGGGGCAACACGGCTTAAGCAGACGCTGCACATTACGCTGCCTGCACTCGTGCCGATGATTATTGTGGTGGGAACGCTGTCACTGGGGAATATTCTTAATGCCGGATTTGACCAGATTTTCAATCTGTACAATCCACTTGTATATGATAAAGGCGATATTATTGACACGTTTGTTTACCGGATGGGTATTTTGAATGGCAAAATGAGCTTTGCGACTGCGGTTGGTTTGTTTAAATCCTTTGTCGCCATGTTCCTCGTTATTACTGCCTACCGGATGGCTTACAAAATCGCCAATTACCGCATTTTCTAA
- a CDS encoding helix-turn-helix transcriptional regulator, which translates to MSNMHRIHWFDEQIRSGRFPNSSWLAREFEISRRQAQRDIEYMAISLRAPLVYMAKYRGYCYEDQTYRLPHLYMTEEEQRVLKYLAHRYRHYNYDQSDAVKRVAHLLERFTLEEQQTGSSQLPVFKADPQQLQFFVILSHAIAESRKVHIHYRDHVGERQFTWCPLKMLSQFNADYVVGYEMDPLQQTAIRLEGMIHVQMTNETFQCQTDGLLGAWEEALPVRKPFVAEIRLKEVQQTELWLGYRIRDKQDQLHWIEFYDTDAFLQHLFISEWEELLSPTWLRRKLQQRTEGIIDRLAMSTRQT; encoded by the coding sequence ATGAGCAATATGCATCGTATTCACTGGTTTGACGAGCAGATTCGGAGTGGACGTTTTCCGAACAGCAGCTGGCTTGCACGTGAATTTGAAATATCCCGGCGCCAGGCCCAGCGTGATATTGAATATATGGCGATTTCTCTCCGTGCCCCCCTGGTGTATATGGCAAAATATCGGGGGTATTGTTACGAGGATCAGACCTATCGGCTGCCCCATTTATATATGACGGAAGAAGAACAGCGGGTGCTTAAGTATTTGGCACATCGTTATCGGCATTACAATTATGATCAATCGGATGCGGTGAAGCGTGTGGCACATTTGCTGGAGCGTTTTACGCTCGAGGAACAGCAGACAGGAAGCAGCCAGCTTCCTGTGTTTAAAGCAGATCCGCAGCAGCTTCAGTTTTTTGTGATTTTGTCCCATGCGATCGCCGAATCGCGTAAAGTACATATTCATTACAGAGACCATGTCGGAGAACGGCAATTTACCTGGTGTCCATTGAAGATGCTATCCCAATTCAACGCGGATTACGTGGTTGGCTATGAAATGGACCCTTTACAGCAAACGGCCATCCGGCTGGAGGGCATGATTCATGTTCAGATGACGAACGAGACGTTTCAGTGCCAGACAGACGGATTGCTGGGTGCATGGGAAGAGGCGCTGCCTGTCCGTAAACCGTTTGTCGCTGAGATCAGACTGAAAGAAGTGCAGCAAACAGAGCTGTGGCTAGGATATCGGATTCGAGATAAGCAGGATCAGCTCCATTGGATTGAATTTTATGATACGGATGCTTTCCTACAGCATTTGTTCATTAGCGAGTGGGAGGAGCTCTTGTCCCCAACGTGGCTTAGACGAAAGCTTCAGCAGCGTACTGAGGGAATAATCGACAGACTCGCAATGAGCACAAGACAAACGTGA